CCTGACGAACACGCGGCTCCTCACGAGGGGAAATCCGCGCCAATTGTGGCTTGGATAAAAACCTACCCTTATGAGGAAGGGACCCCTCTGCATACATGCATAGCGAGTGCCGAACACTATTGCCCCTCACGCCGCTCAGGGTGATGAGTAAACGCGCCTCTCTGTCGAGAGCCGGTATTGGGAAAACTCTCTCTCTGTTCTCTTCAACCGCCTGTTTACGGCAATTCAATCCCATGGTGATCAAAGGATTTTTTCAGACGTCGTCGAAACTCACGGGCAACACGCCATTGTTTGATCGGTGCAGTTTTGATGCGCCCTTTTATCACTATCCGTGCAGCGGAAAAGCTGTCGATTCCCACGACCTCCAGGTCTTCAAGAATATCACTGGCAAACAACGGGTCATTACGAAGTTCTTCTCCAACGTCATTGAGAATCTTTATGACGGTATCCGCATCCTCACGAGAGGAAATGCCAACGTCAAGCACCGCGTATGAACAGTCTTTGGTCATGTTCGTGACGGTGGTGATCGTGCCATGGGGGATCAGATGCACACTGCCGTCGAAGTCACGCAGTGTGAGGACCCGGAGGCTGATATGCTCGACGAGACCGGCTTTATCTCCGACTTTGACAATGTCACCGACGCGGATTTGATCTTCAAGAAGAATGAAGAAGCCGGTAATCACGTCGCGCACGAGATTCTGGGCACCAAAACCGACGGCGAGCCCGCCAATGCCAGCAGCTGCCAGAACCGGAGCAAGATTGACGCCGATTTCACCAAGAACGGTCATGGTGGTGACGATCAGCAGAATGGTCAGGGCGATAGTTCGGACGATATGGCTCAGCGTGCGCGCGCGTTTCTGCCGCTCAAGAGAATCTGTTAATCCCTGCATGAACGAGTTCAGGCGTTCGGTGAGGACTCGCGCCAGACGACACGCCACAGCCGCAAGGACAAGAATGAGGAGGATGCGAATGCCTGACGTCAGGAGCCACGCGACAATCGCGTCAAAATGTTTTTGCAGGGTGAGCGCAACGCGTTCCATACTCAAGAACCTTCGTCTCTACGTAGCTGAACATCAACCCAAGTTGGCTATCGTAACCGTCCTTGGTGTTTTAACAAAAGCCGCAAGACACTTTTTCAGAGTTGAGCTGTGCATGGAAGCCCGCTACAGTCACTGCGGTGGGCATGCCAGACGAACACAGAGCGGGAGTGTTGTATGGGTGGTTGGCATAAGAGCGATATCCAGCTTGTGGACGATCCACTGTGGTACAAAGACGCGATCATTTACGAACTGCATGTGCGAGCGTTCTACGACAGTGACGCTGACGGCGTTGGGAATTTTCGTGGCTTACGGCAAAAACTTGATTACTTACATGGTCTGGGGGTCACCGCCCTTTGGCTGCTGCCGTTCTGTCCGTCGCCACTCAAAGATGATGGCTACGATATGGCGGATTACACAGCCGTGCATCCGCTGTATGGAACGTTGGCAGACTTTGAACTCTTTTTGCGCGAAGCCCATCTCCGCGGTATCCGTGTGATTACGGAGTTGGCTCTCAATCATACGTCGGATCAGCATCCGTGGTTTCAACGGGCGCGTCGCGCGAAACCGGGAAGCCCGTGGCGCGACTTTTATGTGTGGAGCGACACGCCAGAAAAATATCAAGATGCACGCATCATCTTCAAGGATTTTGAGCCGTCCAACTGGGCCTGGGACCCGGTGGCAAAGAGTTATTACTGGCATCGCTTCTATGCGCATCAGCCGGATTTAAACTATGACAACCCGCGGGTGCGCAAAGAGATTCTCAAAGCC
This region of Deltaproteobacteria bacterium genomic DNA includes:
- a CDS encoding mechanosensitive ion channel family protein; amino-acid sequence: MERVALTLQKHFDAIVAWLLTSGIRILLILVLAAVACRLARVLTERLNSFMQGLTDSLERQKRARTLSHIVRTIALTILLIVTTMTVLGEIGVNLAPVLAAAGIGGLAVGFGAQNLVRDVITGFFILLEDQIRVGDIVKVGDKAGLVEHISLRVLTLRDFDGSVHLIPHGTITTVTNMTKDCSYAVLDVGISSREDADTVIKILNDVGEELRNDPLFASDILEDLEVVGIDSFSAARIVIKGRIKTAPIKQWRVAREFRRRLKKSFDHHGIELP